The Musa acuminata AAA Group cultivar baxijiao chromosome BXJ1-8, Cavendish_Baxijiao_AAA, whole genome shotgun sequence genomic sequence GCTGCTCTGTCTAAAGCAAAAGATTTTATACTTCCCAATTTGAATTCTACAAAACATCTAAGTGCATATACCATGATATCTTTGTATAACTCAGTATATGCTAGCACAAGTACCTAAATTTCTATGATTAGCACTATTTTTTGAACTTACAATCACACAATATTGCATTACGTGAAAAGCATATTTAATCAGTTAGGTTATCCAAGAACTTCGGTGTCTAACACTATCACATATATCTGATGCTATTAGTGCTATTACACCTTTCTTATCTCCCTCTGACAGTGAAGTAGATGAAGTTGAACTATATTGTCCTATCAATTCCAATCTACACAAATATCAACTTTCAAATTAAGAGTTTTGAAGATGGTCATTTGCTTCCACTTTCACAGCTCCAACACACCAGTAAAATGAACATAATTTCACCTTCTTTTTCATTAGACTGTCCTGAAACAATAGCATTGTTGATGTCACAAACAAGTCAAAAACAAAGATAACTTTGAGGATCCAATTGGTAACACAGAAAGTGGACAAAGAATGAGAATGAGAATCACATTGTTGatgtttagaaaaaaaaatagtctTATCCCCATTATGATTATGAAACAGAATTGGTTTACCCTTAAAACAAAAATTTGGTATGTACCAATCCGACTCACCGCCGAGCCTGAGTCCTCATCGGCATGTCCCGACGTACCATATGTTGACACACCAGTatagaccggtacgtaccatacTGACAAATCTTCGAGATGGGTCTGATACCCGAAAGGGCGAACCTTGATATAAAGATAAAATCAGGGTTTTTCATTTCATATCAGACTAGACCAAACCAGACACATGGTACATGCTAGTCTGGGCAtgataaattgatataaaataagATAATTATATAAAGATAAAATCAAGGTTCTTCATTTTGTATCGGATCAAACTAGATGGGCGATACATAGCAGTACGAGTGTGGTAAATAGATAGGAGCACAACCCCCCTTTCAAGTGATCCAATCTAACCCATTAGAAAAATTTTAGAAAGAATTTAAAGCTTCAATTAGGGTTCACGAACATGAGCCCTTTTTTCGCAGGGGGCATGGAATTGCTCCTGAGCTGCTGCCTTCTGACACTGCCACCACCGCTGCTATACACCGAGGTacgcttcctcctcttcttctcttcctctatcgctttctcttcttctttcttcccccACCGCTTCCTTGTCTTCCTTCTTCCCTTCCTCTTCTTTCATCGCCATCACTTCTTCCTTCCTCGccctctttcttccttcctccttcctcttcctctcttcttccttcctccttcctcttcctctactgTGCTTTCATCTTCTCCCTTATTTGTCATGTGTCGATACACCCGCACAGGCAGGTCCTTCAAGGACCGATATAGATATAGTACACGTGATATAATATTCCTTGGATAAAATAATGTAAGTatgaaataatattaaagaaggcatataaaaaggagtacaacatatattatatatataataaatacaagaatTAATGATATAGaaaaaatatgatatataaaacaaaaaacataaaatatatcacataCATAAATTACATCTCAAGTTAGTCTATTTTATTAgttgtttaaagtttaaactagaGTTCATAAAACACATGTAAAAGGACTTGGTGATTTGATTCTAGTCCTACCTCACTGCTTCTAACCAACATTTCTTCGATCTAACTACTACTCATCATTACATGCAAAGTGCATGAAACATAGATAACAAGAAATATTCAAGACATCTAGTTTGATTGGTGACATGGAAACTTCTACGTAGTGTAGTTCTATCAAGATTTATATGTTCTATTAGACTAAAACTCATTTCTCACtgcttctaatgaatgattgtcTTCCCACCAAAATGTTACAAAACAAGTGGAACATACTCAATGATTGACACATGGACTGCTCAGTTCCAGATGGTACATAGGAAGAGGCGGCGTACCAATCAAAGTggctgcattttttttttttttgtagccaagtggtggctacaatttgcaAGGTCCGCATCCAATCTAATAAAGATTGCAGTCTATGTGCTTTCACAAATGACAACATCAAATGGATATGAACATAATTGGTCAACATTCGATTTGATTCACATGGCGATCTACAAACCGGCTATTATATAGACACTTAGAGAAAGCTTGTATATGTGCACTACAATATGCGTTGTGATATGCCAATCTCAACAAGGAACTGGAGGAGCCAGAGATAGATTCTTTTGACCTCTAGTTCTATAACAAAGTTTATCAACCAATATTGGAATGGGTCGAGGCAACAAAAAACCTAGGGGATCATTTGCTTAATGAGGTAGGCGACTCCCACATCCATCTCGTTTCATCACTAAGGCTATATAAGAAAAGGAACATCCTAGTAGGAGGAACAACaccctcagtcagaatgtgacggTCGCACGTTGAGGAGTCAATCTCATAGGGTCTGTGGCACCAAACAACCACAAACGTCAGTCTAGCGtgtgaagagaaagggaaggtagTATCATCAACCAATTCAATAGAAAGAATTGTCGAGCAACAATTTCAGTCTAGTGATGAGACACCTCCCTCATATTCTGTGCTCCACATAGACAGTAGTGTCGTCGTATTGATTGTTCCATCTATTCCTCAGGGTGGGGCATGGATAGAGGGTCATCTACTTATGATAGGGCATGTATGAAGTAGCAGCACTTTAcatatgccacccaagattcagatcacgAAGCTCGAGGATCCATACATATTATTTATGAAAAGGGGAAGACAATCGATGACTTTAGGTAGTCAATGACTTTAGGTAGTCGATGACTTTAAGCACGTATGACAGAACCTTTATGATGATAATAACTCATCGTATTTGTAGCCTTTGTATTATACAAGATTTTATGGCCAATAGATTTACGATAATAGttggtcttttttttttccgAGTTTGATTGTTCTTATGTTACATACCAACAAGTTAATGATTATGAATTTATGATTTTTTGGCCATTTTATTGCCTTTTTCATACTGATCCGTCCCTAGACCAATACCACCGGCCAGCATGGTACAATGGTCCTTGCTTCTAACCAAGGtttcttttaattttcttatCGTCATCACAAGCAAGGTGAGACCTACAAGGAAGCTGGATGCCTCCTACTACACTCTAGGACAGATTGCTTAGATGCATTTTAAGGCATATATCAATGATGATCAGTCACATCAAACCTACACAATAACATCAATCATTCAATGTAAatgactatgagaataatgagttAATACATTAACATATGATAATATCACTAATGTTTCTACTAGTTCATTAAGAAATCATAAACAAGGTGTAAGCAGGTTGATTATGATGAAAACATTCACAATAAATtgacaacagattgatttttttgttttaacaCTTCCTGGAGCATCCTTGCTAATAATGCTGCTCCATATGTGAGACCTGTTTAATGATAAAACATCTGTATGACAATTATTAATCAGCAGAAAGGTTCAAACACAATCAGTTAAGTTAATTATAAGAAAACTAGTTTCATCATTCATAGTTTCATACAACAGAAAACACAACCTATTGTGACTATGGCAGATTATACATGTTAGAAATAAGATAAGCTTCTAATTAAAACAAGATCACATACCCAATGAAGGAGGCCTTGATGCAAAGTGAATTGAACCTAAAGTTACTGATTCAGAGAATGAAATTAGTATCATCCGTCCTTCTGGATCCCATGTAGCTCCCTAAAGAATTTAACAACAAACAGAAAGATGCAAATCTTTTAGAGAAATAACCACAGTGACCAAcagaagagggagaaaaacaaacaGGAACAAAAACTATATTTCAAGATTAAAGTGACCATAATGCATAATCATACTGGATGACAACATTTACAATTCATACGCATTAAGGTTTTGCAACTTGACCATTGTATTCCAAGAGGGGGGAGAAACTATACAAGGGCAGTCAACAATTTTTTTTCATAGAACCCAACTGAggacaatattatttttgaattacATACTGTGACATATCCGCTAGTTGAAGACCAAGGTTCTGATGTCCAAGTATTTGTCTCCCATAGGTAGAATGTACCATCGCTGCATAGAAAATTGAAATAAACTTTCAAATGAATGTCAACTAAGAACGAAACTTGTTTATataatcaaacaaaaatttaagaaggaTAAAATTTGAGCATACAACTTAGCAGTTAGAAAATAGTCTCCACTCGGTGACCACTTCAGCATTGATATCGTGCCTAAACCTCGTCGAATAGGAGTTCCTAATCCTGTACATACAAAGTTTAGAAGcattagaaaacaaaaaaaaaacatttattaTGAATTGATCTGACAACCTGATGCAAAGTTAAGACTGACACAAGTAAAGCACCTCATAGCTGATCTCTCAAGAGAATTCATTTTTATATAGCCAAAGATGTGAATTGTCTATGATATGGTAATTGTTATTTCTTTGGAATAGGAACAAAAACCAAATGAAAATCACAAGAATAATAGACTGGTTTCTGTCCACCAGGAGCAACCAAATGCAACAATTTCTAAGTGAAAACAAAAAGACAACAAATAAGAACACTGAATACCATATATATCATTTTGAAAGGGGCTATTACTGTAGACATATGTTGTTTTAGTACATATACAGGTTTAAGGATTAAGAAGCCACAACTGAAATCGTGCTTGACTCCTGAATAAAAGctgctcctcctccctcctctccccAGTGCCATTCCACCCCCTGCCCTCCCCAATGGAGAGCGTCTTTGACTTTAGATTCTTTTCCAAATCAGGTATAGTACAAACCCTCATTGGAGGTCCATGGTTTCTAAGGGGCCAAGCCCTATGTTTAATCCCATGGCAACCTTGATTCCAACCTCCCATACTAAAAATAACTTTCGCTCCCACTTACTTACACTTCCCAAGGCTTCCACTAGAGTTTATGCAACCAAACATTCTTGTTCAGCAAAATTGCTTAAACTTGATGACATCACTCTCAGGTACAAGAGGGGAAATCTGCTTATCTGTGTATCCTTCTAGACCTCTCAAAACCCAACTCTCAAGGCCTTCGGATTAGAGTGGATACCTCCTTCGAGTCAATAACCTATGAGAATCGTCCTGTATTAGCAAAAGATTATGATTGTGTAATCAATTACCATCCTAGGAAACCGAATGTAGTTGTTGTATGATTGTAGTCGATTGGGTTGCTATCAGTTGGGTGATTGTGGGTTGTTGTCAGTTGGGAGGGGAAAAGGGGGAGGAGGTTGTCGAGGAAGTTGGGGGTGACTGTAGCGAAGCGAAGGGAGAGAAGACACTGACCACGAGGGAGGAGAATTAACCTGCTAATGCAATGCCTTATCTAGATACCAGAAAGCATACTGATTTGACGACTGAACAAGCCCATGGAAGTATCAACTATCAATGACAACCAAATGAAAATGCTAACAAATAAATATTTTCCATAAGGAAATATTGGAGAAAGTTTTTTTACTCTACgtaagaagcaagtcaagatacaATGTCGaacaaaattattaaaaatttgtcCCACTTTTTTTCCCTACAATGAAGCCACAAATATTCGAACATCCTTTTAAGAAATGTGTATTCACTTATGGTTAGCAATTTaaggaaataaaagaaaagatgtcACATCATGATAATAGCTTATAGTTGCTTATATACTAAGAAGCAGAATACTTTTAACAGATCAATCACTTGGCATAACAAGAAAGCAATCAATTAAGTGAGTCCAAATAAGAACAATATaaaaacataacaaaaaaaagataCTGAATAGGTTTACCTTGAGAAACATCCCATACCGTAAATGCTGAACTATCACCCGAAGAAGATGCCAAATATGTAATATAATGTCAAGAATAAACTGTTTAACAGAACAAATTATATCATACATACAAAGATTATATTGTTGGTAAAAGgttcattcaaaaatattatatgacAACATCTACGAAGGGTTACAACATTAAATTGCATTGTGCATCGGAGAGCTTTTGGCCTTGAGAAATAAGTGCATTGAGGATGTTCTAGAATTGTCTGCAAAGTTTGAAAGAAGTGAAAAGGATATCTTCCATTGGGACTCCAAGAAAGTACATTTATTTGCTCATCATTGGGGCTTTGAAGAAAATCTACCAGGATCCATCGAATTCCAGAGCCTCTAGAAACACTACTCACAGAAGAGGTAACTCCAGATCTAACAGATGGTGCATTGCCTGGGAAAGAAGCAGACCAAATGCATATTCCACCCCTGAGAAGAGACATTTGTAGTAATTTAAATTCAAGATATTTACAGTGTAATGCAATATAATAATGTTAACAAGCACATAGCAACCATAATATTACTTGCATGCAACTGAGAGCATCTTGCCACTgtttggcctccattcaagtgtctTGATGCCTCTTTGGAAATCACTAGTCAATATGCATGGATCTTTACTATCTGGTCACATGGAAGTTGATTTTCTCAAGGAAACATACTAAGTTTATATTTCCCATAAATAAAGAAGTTCAAAGGACTTACCTGAATCCTCATAATCCCTTATTGTTACTTGACTTGGCCCAGATACAAATGCTAAACAATGCTTATGTGGATGCCAACTTACTCTTTGGGTATCAACTTCTTCTAGTGCATTCAACTATAAAAACAATCGAAGAGGAAAGAGAACATTAGTATCAACCTTTAAAAGACCATCATCTTAGATCCAGTTCATAAAAGAACAAAATAGCCTTTTtaagacaaaagaaaaaaaactaaagTTGAAAGGTGAGGTCCACAAGGACAGATGTGTTTAGGAGGTTATATGATTGACATGCCTATGAGATACATGTAACGTTCACCATGTTTCATAGTGTAAAAGTTAATGTAAACTAGATTTATCACATGATATTtgaatatagaaaaaaaatcacaaatcaGAATTAATCGTTCCTGATATAACATTATTGCTTTTCACTGTACAAACATCTTGAAATGCAATGAAAACTTCAAAGCAatctaaaaaattaagaaaataggACAAGCAACTAAATGGACGACAGGCTTATGGAACAGCTAACTCTTCAACAGGTAAATACTAAGCTATCGAATGATAGTTTTAACTCAACTCTCAGCATATATCTATAGTTGTTTTTTCAAGGCATGAGCAATAATTAAATTGCAATAATCTTAAAATAGTGGAAAAACTTCCAAATCTTATGTACAAAGAGCAAACAGATCTAAGACTATTGTTTCTAAAGGCTCTATGAGTGAATATCTTGGCATTAAAGTAATGTAGATGGATAGATCTCTTCAGGAATGAATCTAGGATCAAAGTTAGATCGCTCAATCACTTATTTCTGCGAACCAAAGTCCTTTGTCCCAATATGGACATCTCCCAAGTCACGTGAACAAATATCAGCAGTTTATGGCAGGAAAGCGAGTGAAAGAGGAAGACAAAGAAATACAAAGAGttaaagtaagaaaaaaaaaaaacttgagaaaCAATCACTATTTGTATGTGTACGTACTTATAATGAAAATAATTCCAGTGAAATATAAGAACAACATATTTTTGTATGTGAGATAACAATCACAATTtgtaaagaaaggaagaagataaTTATTTCCCACGAAGCATTTGGAATGATCATAGCCTTGTTTATAAACTAATAACAAGACCGGAGAAACAAACTTACCTCATTTGGGTAGAAAATGCGCTTAATGGACTCAGAGATGCTCACTTTCAAACCAGCAAAACCCCTCGTCGGAACAGGAATGTTCAGTTCTTGTTCTGCAACTTGCTCTGTATCAGGCATCATAAGATCTGGTTGGAAAGCAATAGGACTGAACACCATTCCCTAGAAAGGCCAGTATCAATTAGAAAATTCAACCACAAAATGAACTTAACAATAAAATTCATCCCGCTCACAGTAAGATACAGACTGCGAAAAGTTAATACAATAATTTATTTTACCACGAGCTTATGATACGGTTAGACAAAACACGTAAACTATTTTTTACTTTCGTTTCATTCACATTACTAATCAACCAGTAGTTTAAGAAAAGCGAAAAAAACTAAGATTCACGAAAGATATATTTATTTCAAGAGTTTGTTTCAAAAGGAACTTACCAGAACTTTGCCATAAGTTTCTTTCGCCCGATCATCGAACAAGTTTTCAGCAGTAACTAAGAATAAGAAAAGGGGAGGGACCAGAAAACATTATTTTCTTACTCGAAGATAAGTTTCAAAATGCACATAGATTGAGATAAGAACAGAGATTAGTACTGAGATCGCGATTAATCTCGCAGATGGTCACCGCTCCGGCCTGCGGAAAGCTTGGCATTTTGCTTGCAAATAGAACAAGGGGGAAGATGAATAGATCTAGTAGATCTCTCGGTGCGACTTAGGGTTCGTTCTACGGCAAGACGTCAGCGGATGTGATTAACTGAGATGGGAGATGTGGTCTGAAGAAGGGGTAGTCCGAGTGCTCCTCACGCGCCGTCTCCCGGAGACAACGGTGAGTCCTGGCTACGGTCATCGATGTTCAGCAGCCACAGTAATAATACCCTATTTAAGTTTCATAcgtataattaaaattaaaattaaatatgatattttaatttaattattactatcagcataacaaaaaaaattaaataaaatatactaaTTTCCTAAACAGAATGACAGAATTTTTTTTGTACCTAACGATTttgatatatttatttatctattatATCTAACTAAAAAAACATACCtgtctaaaatttatatatataaatatacttatACGTCATCGCTCGCTCGTATCTATGTTGGTATAGACTTGTACGTATTTACTTTCTTGCTCAATTATTTGGGTAAGGTATTAATATTCTTatcaacaaaataaaatatatagtgAGTAATCATtcgataaatataaatatttataattttaaacatatatcatatcatataaataatattttaaaattatacacatAAGACACTTAATAGTAAACATCTCATCTTATGATTTATTTAGCAAGTATATTCTTGCAACATAGTATATgtataataaaaagataaaaataactcaaaaataCTTATATGGATATATAGGATCGTAATATATTCATAGACTTCTATATCTCATATTAACACGTTATCGTAGTACATATGCACTCATACACTAcctgtcataatatatatatatatatatatatatatatatatatatatatatatatatatatatatatatatatatatatatatatatatatatatatgtattctcaCACTATAAGTCATAACATATACATGTACTTCTATAATGCACGTTgtagtatatacatacatatgcacGTTGTAGTATATACATACATAGCACGTTTTAACGTATCCATATACTCACACATGTAATAGAAAATAAGTGTACTCTCACATATACATGTTAtagtaaatacatatatatatatatatagcatgttTTAATATATTTGTCAAGGtccgcaataccgtatcgtaccagagtttcgacttgggctcggtaccggtacggtacggtataccgagcagtacacccaggtataccgctcggtatatttaGGCATgtcgtagcactgtagcagtgctacattgTTGCTACAGTGTCGAAACGGTAAcagatggtccgcgtaccggaagcctgtcagaccggtacgtaccgcccgtaccgggcggtacggaccggtactgcagaCCATAATATTTGTACACTTCCACACCACCATACGAAGATGTTGATGTCACTACCATTTTGTTATGAACTTAATTGgaattgtctaagtcgtgagAAATCCTTGATTATTCATTCACAAAAGAGTCGATCTAGTTGAAACCTTGCTAAAGTCTCGAATGATCGataaaagagcaaattgatttGTTCTAAGAACGAGTAATcgacaagtcccaacgtctcgtAAATATGATAACTTTTCAAGCAATTCAGCAAATACTTATGTACgagagaaaagaaatgagaaACTATGGACTTTAGAAGGTAAACGAATAATCGTAAGTCTATAAATGATTGCTCATTATGTGTCGGATATATTGGCAAGTCTCTATAGGCTTAACATATGAACTTGTAAATCTAATCAAAGCTCAACACTATCCCAAACTCCCACCCAGTCTTGTGCTACCTGAGTAGTTCTAAGATACTGAGATAACGGATGTTTTACTCGCTTTATAACATGTAGAAAATAGACTATGGCATATAAAAACTAAGTCATTCTGGGATAATTTTGCCTATTCTATTGAACGATCACTCTGTAGCCCTATAAACTATTACTACTTACAATTTTTAAGTAAAAGCATATAAAAATAAGGTAAAACACGCTACCAAACGTATGTATAAGTAAACAAAAGTGATAAACGATCTGTTAAAAAATATGTTGTAGATGCAAAATGATCATTCATGATATTCTCCGCCACTTAAACTATTAACACCCTCGCCAACGTTTGCTAGTAAGCTCTAATGATTGCCTCTTCGTGTTGTAGGGTGTTTTATGACTTTTTGTCTAAGGAAGCCTTCACCAATTCACCAAGCACTTGATCTGCTCTACTCTGTTGGGTAGCTTTGTCTTGTGATCCGTTAAAATAGCTTCAACTCACTTTTTATTTGAGGTTCTGGTAGGGGATAGTTGAGTTAAAACATTTCGAGAAACATCTTACGAATCTGAATGGTAGTCTTTCAAATTGCTCACGTGAAAGACAGTATAAATTTTAAGCAACGTTGACAATTACAACTTATAAGAGATATTGCCCaccctattgataattgggaatgatcaATTCATACTTGTGTATCAATCTCTTATGCATTTTATGCCTAAAGAActtgagtgatgctggttggagcttcaccagcATCAAGTTGCTGACTTAAAACTCTTGTAATTGTTTGTCCACTCTTTTACCTTTTTGATCGTCTTCTCTAAGTAAGCCAAGTCAATATCTATGTTTCAGTATCTTTTCTTCGCAAAATGATATATTGACAAGCTACTCTCGGTATAATCGATTGTTAAGGCACGAGGAGTTGACAACTACTATCTCATGATGATCTCAAATGGcctcttgttggatgtagagtTTCGCCACaagttatagaagaattaggttaTATCCAACAATTTCACTCAATCTCGTTGATCGACACTCACATGGTATTGAAAATATTGCTTAAGGAGTAAATTTATTATTTCAATTTGACCATATGTTTACGGGTGAAGAGTTGTGGAAAAGTATAATTTAGATTCAATCAATTTGAATAACTCGGTTTAGAATCATCCTTGTCTcaactattgatgatattatgTAGGATTCTTCAATACTTtatcacattcttcatcatcgacTTAACTGCTTCTTTCGCTGAGCAATGTAAGGGTGCAATAatatatattgtatattttaAAAATCGATTGATCATCACGAGTATCGATCTAAATCCTTTTTACAATCGATGAGCTTAAAGAGTTTAAAGTGAAGGGTAAGATATTTAATATCCTCTTGTTAGTTCAGAGTGCGTGAActttttaattttatcattttacaGTGAAAGATTGAtacgattcttttttttttccttcacgtTGAATAGTTATTCTATGTAAATCTTATCTCATGATTTTTTAAATATTCTATCATTAATTTGATTAGCCTAAACTGTTAaagtatttataatattttgatattaaattatattttatttaattcatATAAAAAGTGATGTTTATCGGTTTTACACTCCAACAATAATAAGCCtaaccaataaataaataaataaaagtaaaaaTCAACTGTTTCGCAGTTTCCTCCCTTTTCTTCTGCTTCTTGACTTCGGCATTATCAAGTCCATGGTCCATCCTCGCAAAAATCAACGGTTCAGTTTATTTTGACCAATGGATCTCGTGCCGACGGCTCAGATGCTTCGAACCATGaaagaggcggaggcggaggcggaggtggaGGCAAGGGGAGGGCCACCGGTCGCCGctgctattctttttttttttttttctttctttctttcttattattcTCTATTGCCGCTTttggttcctcctcctcctcctcttcggcgGATCCATCCCCCTTGTAATGAGGGTGGGAGAGATCGAAGCCGGATCTGATCTCTCGAGTTCCTGCTGGAATTCGCCGCCGCCTCTCGGAACCAAGCTTCGGATCCAGCTCTTCTCTTCACATCCGTGAACCCGGAAGAACCTTAAAATCATCTTGCTCCAGCGGTTCCGAGGGCTTGCATTCGGCCCCCTTCTTCCGACTGCGTTCCCTGGTGGAGATCTCGAGTCGGTTCACTCTCGTTAGCACAGCTTGACGTAAGATTGGTCTTGTTTTTGTGTTTGTGTTTGTGTTGGCAATTATGGTTTCTGC encodes the following:
- the LOC103996216 gene encoding aladin, with the translated sequence MPSFPQAGAVTICEINRDLITAENLFDDRAKETYGKVLGMVFSPIAFQPDLMMPDTEQVAEQELNIPVPTRGFAGLKVSISESIKRIFYPNELNALEEVDTQRVSWHPHKHCLAFVSGPSQVTIRDYEDSDSKDPCILTSDFQRGIKTLEWRPNSGKMLSVACKGGICIWSASFPGNAPSVRSGVTSSVSSVSRGSGIRWILVDFLQSPNDEQINVLSWSPNGRYLASSSGDSSAFTVWDVSQGLGTPIRRGLGTISMLKWSPSGDYFLTAKFDGTFYLWETNTWTSEPWSSTSGYVTGATWDPEGRMILISFSESVTLGSIHFASRPPSLDAHLVPVELPEIVSLTGSRGIEKVTWDASGERLALSYKDGDDMYSGLIAIYDTKRTPLVSASLVGFIRGPGEKPKPLAFAFHNKFKQGPLLSVCWSSGWCCTYPLIFRSHILP